One genomic region from Cydia pomonella isolate Wapato2018A chromosome 4, ilCydPomo1, whole genome shotgun sequence encodes:
- the LOC133516930 gene encoding mitochondrial disaggregase-like has protein sequence MLKMSGMQCVRSNWRTIRRAVRLAAVLARRSVDGSGAVGAGSGGDGGGGGEHAEERFSHARAVVGVATIGLALVAADHQYNEKRFFKAAQLGNLQEIRRQVEAAKEGRGRDGGGADRRHALGWTALMAAAANDQPAAVAELLRLGARPDLQEKYAGASAAAQQQGLHPLEAMQRREDEFCSSMNSRASFLGWTALHYAALADSAGSAAALLDAGADPTARDHAGRRALHYTKDPSPTRDLIVEHSARWEEKLAAAAAEERRRFPLEQRLKQFIVGQTAAIETVAAAVRRKENGWADEEHPLVFLFLGSSGIGKTELAKQLARYMHRDDPAAFIRLDMSEYQEKHEVAKLIGAPPGYVGHEEGGQLTRALARRADAVVLFDEVDKAHPDVLTVLLQLFDEGRLTDGKGKLIECKNAVFVMTSNLAADEIAQYGLQLRREAEAKALLRAKGTAAAHGDEPAAPEESAGEALEVSRTFKDSVVRPILKRHFGRDEFLGRINEIVYFLPFSRQELLTLVQRELVRWAEQARARHAVELRWEGGVLGALADGYDVHYGARSIKHEVERRLVNQLALAAERGALARGCCVLVSAAAGRLALAVRAPRQPDYTPLDLAV, from the exons ATGTTAAAAATGTCTGGGATGCAATGTGTAAGGAGTAACTGGCGAACTATCCGGCGCGCGGTTCGGCTCGCTGCGGTGTTGGCTCGGCGGTCTGTGGACGGCAGCGGTGCGGTTGGCGCGGGTTccggcggcgacggcggcggtggcggcgaaCATGCTGAAGAGCGCTTTTCTCACGCGCGCGCCGTCGTCGGAGTGGCTACAATCGGCCTGGCACTTGTAGCTGCCGATCATCAATATAATG aaaaaagatttttcaaaGCAGCTCAACTTGGCAATTTACAAGAAATTCGCAG gCAAGTGGAAGCAGCAAAGGAGGGTCGCGGGCGTGATGGCGGCGGCGCCGACCGGCGGCACGCGCTCGGCTGGACGGCGCTCATGGCGGCCGCCGCCAACGACCAGCCCGCCGCCGTTGCCGAGCTGCTTCGGCTCGGCGCGCGCCCCGACCTGCAGGAGAAGTACGCGGGCGCCTCCGCCGCCGCGCAGCAGCAG GGTTTGCATCCATTGGAAGCGATGCAGCGGCGCGAGGACGAGTTCTGCTCGTCCATGAATTCGCGCGCCTCGTTCCTGGGCTGGACGGCGCTGCATTACGCCGCCCTGGCGGACTCGGCGGGctccgccgccgcgctgctcgACGCGGGCGCCGACCCCACCGCGCGCGACCACGCCGGACGCCGCGCGCTGCATTATACGAAAGATCCGTCGCCTACGAGAGACCTCATCG TGGAACACTCTGCTCGCTGGGAGGAGAAGCtcgcggccgccgccgccgaagAACGCCGCAGGTTCCCCCTAGAGCAACGCCTGAAGCAGTTCATAGTGGGGCAGACGGCCGCGATAGAGACCGTGGCGGCGGCCGTGAGGCGGAAGGAAAACGGATGGGCTGATGAAGAACATCCACTGGTCTTCTTGTTCTTGGGGAGCTCGGGGATTGGGAAGACTGAGCTGGCTAAGCAACTCGCCAG ATACATGCACCGCGATGACCCGGCGGCGTTCATTCGGCTCGACATGTCCGAGTACCAGGAGAAACATGAGGTGGCTAAACTCATTGGTGCTCCTCCGGG GTACGTGGGCCACGAAGAGGGCGGGCAGCTGACGCGGGCGCTGGCGCGGCGCGCGGACGCCGTGGTGCTGTTCGACGAGGTGGACAAGGCGCATCCGGACGTGCTCACTGTGTTGCTACAGCTCTTCGACGAG GGTCGCCTGACGGACGGCAAGGGCAAGCTGATCGAGTGCAAGAACGCCGTGTTCGTGATGACGTCGAACCTGGCCGCGGACGAGATCGCGCAGTACGGCCTGCAGCTCCGGCGGGAGGCCGAGGCCAAGGCGCTGCTGCGCGCCAAGGGGACCGCCGCCGCGCACGGAG ACGAGCCCGCGGCGCCCGAGGAGTCAGCGGGAGAGGCGCTGGAGGTGTCGCGCACGTTCAAGGACAGCGTGGTGCGGCCCATACTCAAGCGGCACTTCGGACGGGACGAGTTCCTCGGACGGATCAATGAGATTGT GTACTTCCTACCGTTCTCGCGGCAGGAGCTGCTGACCCTGGTCCAGCGGGAGCTGGTCCGCTGGGCCGAGCAGGCTCGCGCGCGGCACGCCGTGGAGCTGCGCTGGGAGGGCGGCGTGCTGGGCGCTCTCGCGGACGG CTACGACGTGCACTACGGCGCGCGCTCCATCAAGCACGAGGTGGAGCGGCGGCTGGTGAACCAGCTGGCGCTGGCGGCCGAGCGCGGCGCGCTGGCGCGCGGCTGCTGCGTGCTGGTgtccgccgccgccggccgccTGGCGCTGGccgtgcgcgcgccgcgccaGCCCGACTACACGCCGCTCGACCTGGCCGTCTGA